A genomic window from Ascaphus truei isolate aAscTru1 chromosome 1, aAscTru1.hap1, whole genome shotgun sequence includes:
- the FDX2 gene encoding ferredoxin-2, mitochondrial isoform X1 — MAASILRRGVNCTLGAGGVVSRCLRMVLFSRISQMPAGLTPSSLVAASEDERSRAFQTTAVFKSEDDTQTPESAEDTVDVVFVDRSGCRIPVKGKVGESVLYLAHRYDIDLEGACESSLACSTCQVYVSTEFFDKLPEPDEREDDMLDMAPMLQENSRLGCQIILTKDLNGAEFTLPKITRNFYVDGHVPKPH, encoded by the exons ATGGCTGCCTCCATTCTAAGAAGAGGAGTGAACTGCACGCTAGGGGCTGGTGGGGTCGTCTCCAGGTGCCTCAGGATGGTCCTCTTCTCCAGAATATCGCAGATGCCGGCGGGGCTCACACCAAGCAGCCTAGTTGCAGCAAGTGAAGATGAGAGAAGCAGGGCGTTCCAGACCACAG CAGTGTTCAAGTCAGAAGATGACACTCAAACACCAGAATCCGCAGAAGATAC GGTGGACGTGGTATTTGTGGACAGATCTGGGTGCCGTATTCCTGTGAAAGGCAAAGTAGGGGAGAGTGTCTTATACCTGGCTCATAGGTACGACATTGACTTGGAAG GCGCCTGTGAATCGTCTCTGGCTTGTTCAACGTGTCAGGTGTACGTAAGCACAGAGTTTTTCGATAAACTTCCAGAGCCCGACGAAAG GGAAGACGATATGCTGGACATGGCGCCAATGCTCCAGGAGAACTCCAGACTTGGATGCCAAATAATCCTCACCAAAGACCTGAACGGAGCAGAGTTCACACTTCCCAAAATAACGAGAAACTTTTACGTGGACGGCCACGTGCCCAAACCCCACTGA
- the FDX2 gene encoding ferredoxin-2, mitochondrial isoform X2 codes for MAASILRRGVNCTLGAGGVVSRCLRMVLFSRISQMPAGLTPSSLVAASEDERSRAFQTTVFKSEDDTQTPESAEDTVDVVFVDRSGCRIPVKGKVGESVLYLAHRYDIDLEGACESSLACSTCQVYVSTEFFDKLPEPDEREDDMLDMAPMLQENSRLGCQIILTKDLNGAEFTLPKITRNFYVDGHVPKPH; via the exons ATGGCTGCCTCCATTCTAAGAAGAGGAGTGAACTGCACGCTAGGGGCTGGTGGGGTCGTCTCCAGGTGCCTCAGGATGGTCCTCTTCTCCAGAATATCGCAGATGCCGGCGGGGCTCACACCAAGCAGCCTAGTTGCAGCAAGTGAAGATGAGAGAAGCAGGGCGTTCCAGACCACAG TGTTCAAGTCAGAAGATGACACTCAAACACCAGAATCCGCAGAAGATAC GGTGGACGTGGTATTTGTGGACAGATCTGGGTGCCGTATTCCTGTGAAAGGCAAAGTAGGGGAGAGTGTCTTATACCTGGCTCATAGGTACGACATTGACTTGGAAG GCGCCTGTGAATCGTCTCTGGCTTGTTCAACGTGTCAGGTGTACGTAAGCACAGAGTTTTTCGATAAACTTCCAGAGCCCGACGAAAG GGAAGACGATATGCTGGACATGGCGCCAATGCTCCAGGAGAACTCCAGACTTGGATGCCAAATAATCCTCACCAAAGACCTGAACGGAGCAGAGTTCACACTTCCCAAAATAACGAGAAACTTTTACGTGGACGGCCACGTGCCCAAACCCCACTGA